A single window of Aspergillus puulaauensis MK2 DNA, chromosome 5, nearly complete sequence DNA harbors:
- a CDS encoding uncharacterized protein (COG:G;~EggNog:ENOG410PM7T;~InterPro:IPR013785,IPR001585;~PFAM:PF00923;~go_function: GO:0003824 - catalytic activity [Evidence IEA];~go_process: GO:0005975 - carbohydrate metabolic process [Evidence IEA]) — translation MAATTVPTWLHKLEEQVNVDADAMDPDFIKSLPIVPHDMTSNQIHVHGRMSDPSNRQLLLDVAQEYKDRDWLAVYTRAAVLLCKKNIDLIQGRVLLQASPSQAYNAQKVLEHARLYAKEFESVGISKDRFCIKIPSTGPALSVCPILEAEGIRTLGTAVFSLAQAIAASQAGCLFISPYFNEIRANLDLSLWPNVEDPATQHTMSARLLQMLETYRRLYKETGKPQPLIKNANFISPKEALAQGEIGVDSATVSQEVLAELAKLPYDGSSQAPGVIDVPKPAYPEHQNSVSATPKRLRHLAGADPLAAADWDGKLASTDIDYLASDGANLESAISADPIASARMRDALGLFVKIEGESKELIEGVLKEVS, via the exons ATGGCTGCCACTACCGTCCCAACATGGCTTCACAAGCTAGAGGAACAAG TCAACGTTGACGCCGACGCAATGGACCCAGACTTCATCAAGAGTCTGCCCATCGTCCCTCATGACATGACAAGCAACCAGATCCACGTCCACGGACGAATGAGCGACCCCAGTAACAGGCAACTCCTTCTTGACGTTGCCCAAGAATACAAAGACCGCGACTGGTTGGCTGTCTATACTCGTGCT GCCGTACTCCTCTGCAAGAAAAATATCGACCTAATTCAAGGCCGTGTTCTCCTGCAAGCATCGCCTTCGCAGGCCTATAATGCCCAGAAAGTCCTTGAGCACGCTCGACTCTACGCCAAGGAATTCGAGTCCGTGGGTATCTCAAAGGATCGCTTCTGCATTAAGATCCCCAGCACCGGGCCAGCGCTCAGTGTCTGTCCTATCTTGGAAGCAGAGGGCATTCGAACTCTAGGCACGGCTGTTTTCTCGCTAGCGCAGGCTATTGCGGCTAGTCAGGCGGGATGTTTGTTTATTAGCCCTTATTTTAATG AGATCCGAGCGAACCTCGACCTTAGTCTCTGGCCAAACGTCGAGGACCCAGCAACCCAGCACACCATGTCCGCAAGACTGCTCCAAATGCTCGAGACCTACCGCCGCCTATACAAGGAAACAGGCAAGCCGCAGCCTCTAATCAAGAACGCCAA CTTCATAAGCCCCAAAGAAGCCCTCGCACAAGGCGAAATCGGCGTGGACTCTGCAACCGTTTCACAAGAGGTGCTCGCCGAACTAGCGAAACTCCCTTACGACGGGTCCTCCCAGGCACCTGGTGTCATAGACGTCCCGAAACCGGCATACCCCGAGCACCAGAACTCGGTGTCAGCGACCCCGAAGCGTCTTCGGCATCTGGCCGGTGCTGATCCGCTTGCCGCGGCTGATTGGGATGGGAAGCTTGCGAGCACGGATATTGATTACCTGGCGAGTGATGGGGCGAATCTGGAGAGTGCGATTTCGGCTGATCCGATTGCGAGTGCGAGGATGAGGGATGCGCTTGGTTTGTTTGTTAAGATTGAGGGGGAGAGTAAGGAGCTTATTGAGggggtgttgaaggaggtTTCTTAG
- a CDS encoding type-X family DNA polymerase (COG:L;~EggNog:ENOG410PJ3I;~InterPro:IPR018944,IPR022312,IPR001357,IPR010996, IPR027421,IPR043519,IPR002008,IPR029398,IPR028207, IPR037160,IPR002054;~PFAM:PF10391,PF14716,PF14791,PF14792;~go_function: GO:0003677 - DNA binding [Evidence IEA];~go_function: GO:0003887 - DNA-directed DNA polymerase activity [Evidence IEA];~go_function: GO:0034061 - DNA polymerase activity [Evidence IEA];~go_process: GO:0006281 - DNA repair [Evidence IEA]): MSTTTASSTPDPDPNPDLDPGAQSGGFTLSDIPPIFVLPTHLTLDALHQAEEILIQHGARLTYDVSEATLILGKVGQKKRAALELRSRGIWTEEVAPTPTPTPEPGSAVEPPVKRRRIGTATNAAAAEEVYLSTEDESEEDGVRGRQPAAQLKHPQLTTSERTVPSASQFQKDKNKGTIRVVRLEWLTECAEAQEFLAVDPFMVYCARKIERPATKKDKDTATSQAILDRAKQDASFKVPFSTTTTSPRSRQRDAVSSGGSSQRQPPKLYRTTTSENEEAEPLPPPPEWVQNHVLYACMRSALLDTPNERFIQQLIKIRTIRELNLDEIGVRAYSTAIATIAAYPYEIRRPSQVLSLPGCDHKIANLFSEFKSTENGTLAAAEALDKDSDLVTLNHFLNIWGVGPKTARDFYYARQWRDLDDIVEHGWNSLSRVQQIGVKYYDEFLLDIPRDETESIANTVRKHANATRPNASYDGRGVECIIVGSYRRGKPVSHDVDLILTHRDESITHNLVVDVVASLEEEGWITHTLALHLTTSNRNQQPLPYRGDSDGKNHFDSLDKALVVWQDPTPTHQPKERTNNNNNPHRRVDIIISPWRTVGCAVLGWSGDTTFERDLRRYAKKSRGWKFDSSGVRERTTGGQVIDLEHGGETWEERERMVMEGLGVGFRPAEERCTR; the protein is encoded by the coding sequence ATGTCCACAACAACCGCAAGCTCCacgccagatccagatccaaacCCAGATCTAGACCCAGGCGCACAGTCAGGAGGATTCACACTCTCCGACATCCCGCCAATATTTGTCCTCCCAACACACCTAACCCTCGATGCGCTGCACCAAGCAGAAGAAATTCTCATCCAGCACGGCGCACGCTTAACCTACGATGTCTCAGAGGCAACACTTATCCTCGGGAAAGTCGGACAGAAGAAGCGCGCAGCGCTGGAGCTACGGTCGCGGGGAATCTGGACAGAGGAGGTGGCGCCTACACCTACACCTACACCTGAGCCTGGATCAGCGGTAGAACCGCCCGTGAAACGGAGACGGATAGGCACAGCAACAAACGCGGCGGCCGCAGAAGAGGTATACCTGAGCACAGAGGATGAGAGCGAGGAAGACGGGGTTCGTGGCCGTCAGCCTGCAGCGCAATTGAAGCATCCACAGCTGACGACGTCGGAAAGGACAGTACCGAGCGCGTCACAGTTTCAGAAGGATAAGAACAAAGGGACAATTAGAGTTGTGCGACTGGAGTGGTTAACAGAATGTGCTGAGGCGCAGGAGTTTCTAGCTGTTGATCCGTTCATGGTTTATTGCGCGCGCAAGATAGAGCGACCGGCGACgaagaaagataaagatacTGCGACTTCGCAGGCTATACTTGATAGAGCGAAGCAGGATGCTTCGTTCAAGGTGCCgttctcgacgacgacgacgagtcCCAGGAGCAGGCAGCGGGATGCAGTATCGTCTGGTGGTTCTAGCCAGCGTCAGCCGCCAAAGCTGTATCGGACGACGACGTCTGAGAATGAGGAAGCGGAGCCGTTGCCTCCTCCGCCGGAGTGGGTTCAGAATCATGTCTTATATGCATGCATGCGGTCTGCGCTCCTGGATACGCCCAATGAGCGtttcatccagcagctcattAAGATAAGGACAATCCGTGAACTCAATCTCGACGAGATAGGCGTAAGAGCATACAGCACAGCCATCGCAACAATCGCAGCCTACCCGTACGAAATCCGGCGTCCATCACAAGTCCTCTCCCTGCCTGGCTGCGACCACAAGATCGCGAACCTCTTTTCCGAATTCAAATCCACAGAAAACGGCACCCttgccgccgcagaagcaCTCGACAAAGACTCTGACCTCGTCACGCTCAATCACTTCCTCAACATATGGGGCGTAGGCCCCAAAACGGCCCGAGACTTCTACTACGCACGCCAGTGGCGCGATCTCGATGATATCGTCGAACACGGCTGGAATAGCCTCTCGCGCGTGCAGCAGATCGGCGTAAAATATTACGACGAGTTCCTGCTTGACATCCCACGAGACGAGACTGAGTCCATTGCAAACACAGTACGCAAGCACGCCAATGCCACCCGGCCCAATGCGTCCTACGACGGCCGCGGCGTCGAATGTATCATCGTTGGAAGCTACCGCCGCGGCAAACCCGTCTCGCACGACGTCgacctcatcctcacccacCGCGACGAGAGCATCACGCACAATCTTGTCGTTGACGTCGTTGCATccctcgaggaagagggctgGATTACACATACCCTAGCCCTGCATTTGACCACTTCGAATCGTAACCAGCAACCCTTGCCCTACCGCGGCGACAGCGATGGGAAAAACCACTTCGACTCGCTCGATAAGGCCCTCGTCGTGTGGCAGGACCCTACGCCAACCCACCAACCCAAGGAGAGAACaaataataacaacaacccccACCGCCGCGTCGACATTATCATTTCCCCCTGGCGAACAGTGGGGTGCGCCGTGCTCGGCTGGTCCGGTGACACGACCTTTGAGCGGGACTTGCGGCGGTACGCGAAGAAATCGCGCGGGTGGAAGTTTGATTCCAGCGGGGTGAGGGAGCGCACGACTGGCGGGCAGGTTATTGATCTTGAGCATGGGGGTGAGACCTGGGAGGAGCGAGAGAGGATGGTTATGGAGGGATTGGGGGTTGGGTTTAGGCCTGCTGAGGAGAGGTGTACCCGCTGA
- a CDS encoding HoxN/HupN/NixA family nickel/cobalt transporter (COG:P;~EggNog:ENOG410PK7C;~InterPro:IPR011541,IPR004688;~PFAM:PF03824;~TransMembrane:8 (i56-77o128-148i160-183o203-220i232-254o260-279i332-359o379-402i);~go_component: GO:0005887 - integral component of plasma membrane [Evidence IEA];~go_function: GO:0015099 - nickel cation transmembrane transporter activity [Evidence IEA];~go_process: GO:0035444 - nickel cation transmembrane transport [Evidence IEA]) — translation MAESLIPGDNTVVEVDAQNQSDDKKWTTAKSLIRRAEHSHSRLPGIRKIPLRSIGVIFLVALVNVFVWIAVAVVLRYHPSLVSNAVLSYTLGLRHAFDADHISAIDLMTRRLLATGQKPVTVGTFFSLGHSTIVIITSIVVAATAAAVSSRFDKFSTVGGIIGTSVSAAFLILLGLMNAYILYKLYKQMQKVLNLPPGQEEEAWKIEGGGILFSVLKKMFKLIDRPWKMYPLGILFGLGFDTSSEIALLGISSIEAAKGTTFWVILIFPILFTAGMCLLDTADGALMLALYVQPATNFLPPKRTASTTSQTPLMDSDEPIIPSQNHRDPVAFLYYSIVLTTLTVIVAIVIGVIQLLTLVLNVAEPTGRFWDGVQTAGDYYDVIGGGICGAFLVFGTISVFVYKPWRRWIARRHKKPIVGGSDEEGGEYRDDVTSEDGTEERTGELVSGVNTPLNEGRSSPGVTYGSVSVQAKGDTR, via the exons ATGGCAGAATCCTTAATCCCAGGCGACAACACCGTCGTCGAAGTCGATGCGCAGAACCAAAGCGACGACAAGAAATGGACCACGGCCAAGTCGCTCATCCGCCGCGCCGAGCACTCGCATAGTCGCCTGCCTGGGATTCGCAAGATCCCGCTGCGCTCGATTGGGGTGATTTTTCTTGTTGCGTTGGTGAATGTCTTTGTGTGGATTGCTGTTGCCGTTGTTTTG CGATATCATCC ATCTTTGGTTTCGAATGCCGTGTTGTCATATACTCTCGGTTTAAGACATGCATTTGATGCAGATCATATCTCG GCCATTGATCTAATGACCCGGCGACTCCTGGCCACAGGACAGAAGCCTGTAACTGTTGGGACATTCTTCTCGCTGGGACACTCCACCATCGTCATTATCACTTCAATCGTTGTAGCAGCcactgctgcagctgtatCTTCCCGCTTCGACAAGTTCAGCACAGTAGGCGGGATCATCGGAACGTCTGTCAGTGCAGCATTTCTGATCCTGCTGGGTTTGATGAACGCGTATATCCTGTATAAGCTGTACAAGCAGATGCAGAAAGTCCTGAATCTTCCGCCGGgacaggaggaagaggcgtGGAAGATTGAGGGCGGAGGCATTCTGTTCTCCGTGCTGAAGAAGATGTTCAAGTTGATTGATCG GCCATGGAAGATGTATCCCCTCGGTATTCTGTTCGGACTTGGCTTTGACACCTCATCTGAGATCGCCCTGCTCGGGATCTCGTCTATCGAGGCTGCAAAGGGGACGACGTTTTGGGTTATTCTCATATTCCCAATTCTGTTCACAG CTGGAATGTGTCTCCTCGACACCGCAGACGGAGCCCTAATGCTGGCCCTCTACGTCCAACCAGCCACAAACTTCCTCCCGCCCAAACGCACCGCCTCGACCACTTCACAGACACCCCTCATGGACTCAGACGAACCAATAATCCCATCGCAGAACCACCGCGACCCCGTCGCATTCCTCTACTACTCCATCGTATTGACAACCCTAACCGTGATCGTCGCCATCGTGATCGGCGTCATCCAACTGCTAACGCTCGTTCTGAACGTCGCCGAGCCAACTGGTCGATTCTGGGACGGCGTTCAGACGGCCGGCGACTACTACGATGTCATTGGTGGTGGAATCTGCGGGGCGTTCCTTGTTTTCGGCACCATTAGTGTGTTCGTGTATAAGCCCTGGAGACGGTGGATTGCGAGAAGGCATAAGAAGCCTATTGTTGGCGGTAGTGATGAAGAGGGCGGCGAGTACCGGGATGATGTTACGTCTGAGGATGGAACTGAAGAGAGAACCGGAGAGTTGGTTTCGGGGGTTAATACGCCGCTGAATGAGGGGAGGAGTTCACCTGGGGTTACGTATGGGTCTGTTAGTGTGCAGGCGAAGGGGGATACTAGATAG
- a CDS encoding uncharacterized protein (COG:S;~EggNog:ENOG410PNQ3) — translation MVAIRLPRPTGVYVPNSPRSVTSDMISSPLAADFNFDAETLTPSIIPALEYISSKLQQKTRHVTLLVGRGKPYPTGRPSDLIVIPSATLEPSVHRALARIFAKAAQRFSLGQSWSEALARSQYERSANKYLIERSILQNEVVFSREGLTLLNVDRIYTFKRRLCILSTSNSASPLASASNSTTPNPRRDSYIGSCVRLLHRTIQDFNGRPFSKAFFHRVYEQLDVDDSLLSHVADAYKKQYKQEGIVVPPTSTATTTKTTAPASAPALTPAPKFQETKPTKPIKSLKPTSTVTVTAVAEKKEFKKALKSPVRAVRIRKQSSGPPLSGANSATRRGPKTPLSASDVTPITRNEWNLLFGPDFRKNRPVVTKWTPSPTVLAAA, via the coding sequence ATGGTCGCCATCCGTCTGCCTCGTCCAACAGGCGTCTACGTCCCCAACTCTCCCCGGAGCGTCACCTCCGACATgatctcctctcctctcgccGCCGACTTCAActtcgacgccgaaaccCTGACTCCATCCATCATCCCCGCTCTTGAGTACAtctcctccaagctccagcaGAAAACAAGGCATGTcaccctcctcgtcggccgcGGAAAGCCCTATCCCACAGGCCGACCGTCGgacctcatcgtcatcccctCTGCTACCCTCGAGCCCTCCGTACACCGCGCCCTGGCTCGCATCTTCGCCAAAGCAGCACAAAGATTCTCACTCGGCCAGAGCTGGTCCGAAGCTCTTGCGCGCTCGCAGTACGAACGCTCAGCGAACAAGTACCTCATTGAGCGCTCGATCTTGCAGAACGAGGTTGTGTTCAGTCGGGAGGGCCTGACACTGCTCAATGTCGACCGGATTTATACGTTTAAGCGTCGTCTTTGCATTCTGTCTACTTCAAATTCCGCTTCACCTTTGGCCTCCGCTTCAAATTCAACAACACCCAACCCACGCCGTGACTCTTACATTGGCTCCTGCGtgcgcctcctccaccgcacTATCCAGGACTTCAATGGCCGCCCGTTCAGCAAGGCTTTCTTCCACCGTGTCTATGAACAGCTGGATGTTGACGACTCTCTGCTCTCGCACGTCGCAGATGCCTACAAGAAGCAGTATAAACAGGAGGGCATCGTCGTCCCTCCCACATCAACTGCAACTACAACTAAAAccacagctccagcatcagCTCCAGCATTAACTCCAGCACCAAAATTCCAAGAAACCAAGCCGACCAAGCCCATAAAATCCCTCAAACCAACCAGCACAGTAACAGTCACCGCCGTagccgaaaagaaagagtTCAAGAAAGCCCTAAAGTCACCCGTGCGCGCGGTCCGGATCCGCAAGCAATCATCGGGCCCTCCACTCTCAGGAGCAAACAGTGCTACAAGGCGCGGGCCCAAGACGCCCCTGTCGGCGTCGGATGTCACGCCCATCACGCGCAACGAGTGGAATTTGCTCTTTGGACCGGATTTTAGGAAGAATAGGCCTGTTGTTACCAAGTGGACGCCTTCACCTACTGTTCTTGCTGCGGCCTGA
- a CDS encoding uncharacterized protein (COG:S;~EggNog:ENOG410Q0CZ;~InterPro:IPR021833), whose protein sequence is MSTITNLAYRTGNAEDNAEDNTEEAKKQRRRLQNRVNQRARRQRLQESAAEDQDQGRAKRPYRVDRWRVEEHGITGTVVGDQNQDSKNEKKKKGPEGVLAVQSQSIQPEQPQGFNIDSLHPRQNTMSTTKLAVSISPDHHLLRIIHLNVFRGLQQNKICLWRFTSYERLEKPQIFCGIDPDLYGSSLLTLRATSTTTTTATATATKSTQSKDKKKDDYSLLPDTLVPTETQRSRIHQRWINTFPFPRMRENLIQ, encoded by the exons ATGTCCACCATCACGAACCTCGCTTACCGTACCGGCAACGCCGAAGACAACGCCGAAGATAACACCGAAGAGGCAAAGAAACAGCGCAGGCGCCTCCAGAACCGGGTGAACCAGCGGGCTAGAA GACAGCGGCTCCAGGAGTCAGCCGcagaggaccaggaccagggaAGAGCAAAGCGGCCGTACCGAGTTGATAGGTGGCGCGTGGAAGAGCACGGGATTACCGGTACAGTCGTGGGTGACCAGAATCAGGATAGTAAGAatgaaaagaagaagaagggtcCCGAAGGTGTTCTCGCGGTACAGAGTCAAAGTATACAACCAGAACAGCCACAGGGTTTCAATATCGATTCCCTCCACCCACGTCAGAACACCATGTCCACCACTAAGctcgccgtctccatctcgccagaccaccatcttctccggATCATCCACCTCAATGTCTTCCGCGGCCTGCAGCAGAACAAAATATGCCTGTGGCGCTTTACGTCCTATGAGAGGCTTGAGAAACCACAGATTTTCTGTGGAATCGATCCAGACCTCTATGGGTCGTCGCTGTTAACGCTCCGTGCTACGAGTACAACTACAACTACGGCtacggccacggccaccaaGTCCACTCAGAGtaaggataagaagaaggacgatTACTCTCTGCTGCCGGATACACTTGTCCCCACCGAGACACAGAGGAGCCGCATCCACCAGAGGTGGATCAACACCTTCCCGTTCCCGCGGATGCGCGAGAACTTGATTCAGTAG